The genomic window AATGGAGCTTTTTGCGGTAAAAATATCATAGATGATTTTTTCCAATGTGTTTTGTGCGCCTCAAAGATGTGGTCTGACCGTCTTCATGAATTCATAGCGGCGACAGGATTTTCACCAACTTATGTGCGAAATTTGGAAAAAACCTACCGAAATGCCTATGCAATAATCGTTTACAATGAAAGAATAAAAAGTCTTCTTTCCGGATGGAATGAGAATGTTAGGGTTTTTCCCGGTGGGGTGGACTGTGAGAAATTTAAACCTCTTCGAAAAGAACCAAATAAGAAGAGGTTAGAAATAATACTTCCGGGCAGGGCTGACGACCCGGCAAAAGGATTGAATGTCTTGTTAAAGGCTGTTAAAGAAATGAAGGAATTAGAAAAAAAAATAAGAATTAAGATAACATGGTGTCATTCTGAGCCGCCTGACGGGGTAGATAATATTGAAATTGCGCCTTGGATGCAGTTTGACGAAGTAGAAAAATTTTATAGAGGTGCAGATATATGTGTTGTCCCTTCTTTATGGGAGGAACCTTTTGGTATCACGGCATTGGAAGCAATGGCATGTGAAATACCTGTCATTGCATCAAGGATAGGAGGTTTACAATCGATCGTTGTTGATGGTAAAACCGGCTTTCTCTTCGAACCGGGTAATTCCTCTGAACTTAGACAAAAATTAATTTCTCTAATAGAAAATGAAGAATTGAGAAGAAAAATGGG from Candidatus Schekmanbacteria bacterium includes these protein-coding regions:
- a CDS encoding glycosyltransferase family 1 protein, whose amino-acid sequence is MSRKKIVFVCLTFHWPPLGGAWVDEYEVMSRLSEKYDLTLIVPSFERFFPRGKIEKEMPFKVVRIPFNIVSFNRFILSRKIRSAVDKISPDVIFIGESGVMRPHISNALTKYKVIHRFYSTSIWCFNQNYFQNGAFCGKNIIDDFFQCVLCASKMWSDRLHEFIAATGFSPTYVRNLEKTYRNAYAIIVYNERIKSLLSGWNENVRVFPGGVDCEKFKPLRKEPNKKRLEIILPGRADDPAKGLNVLLKAVKEMKELEKKIRIKITWCHSEPPDGVDNIEIAPWMQFDEVEKFYRGADICVVPSLWEEPFGITALEAMACEIPVIASRIGGLQSIVVDGKTGFLFEPGNSSELRQKLISLIENEELRRKMGKEGLTRVRENYSWEALMKKYYFPLVEEAVGK